The DNA window GCCATCCGGGAATGGGCCGTCAAGAACGGCTACAAGATTTCCGAGCGGGGCCGGATCCCGGTCGAGGTCGTCGAGGCGTACAAGAACCGCTGATCGCACGACACGCGGACGGGGTCTCGCCGGAAACGGCGTGACCCCGTCGGACTTTCACCGGCCGTCTTCCGTCGAAGGCTCATTCCCCGGCGGCACCGCTGCGCGCCGGGGAGATACGCGGCGGCCGGTCACCCGGGCTGTCCGCCCCGGTGACCGACCGCCGCTGGTCGGCTCGATCTGTTCCGACCTAGCTGACCTCGATACGCACCGCGTCGAACGCCGGGGTCTGGTTGGCCCGTTCCATCATCGGCAGACGGTGCGAGCCGTCACCGGCCCACACCGCGCACTGCGCGGTGCCCGACTCGGGCAGACCCGGGATCTGGATGGTCACCTCGTCCGGCTGGGCACCACCGCGCCCGTCCTCGGTGGCGACGAAGAAGGCGGGCACCTCCTGCGGCTCGGGCGGGGCGGTCAGGCTGTCCAGCATCCGGCAGGCGGTGTGGAAGTGCCCGCGGACCAGGCCCTGGTCGTTGAGCAGCGAGCTCTCCACGTAGTACCCGCCCTGACCGGCAGCCAGGAAGCGGTCCCGGATCAGGTTGCGGGTGCTGACCCGCAGGGTGAAGGCCTGGTTCTGGCCGACCTGCTCAGGGAACTCGGTGATCAGCAGCGAGGGGTTGTTGGCGGCCGCGCCGACCTCACCGAACTCGGTGCTCACGCAGCGGTTGCCGTTCTGGAAGCCGTCGTGCGGCTGGAGCTGGCTCTCGTCGCAGTTGTTGGCCAGCACGCCGAGCCCGGCACCGGGAGCATTGCCGCCACCGGTGTCACCACCGCCAGTGTTACCACCGCCGGTGTTGCCACCACCGGTGTTGCCACCGCCGGTGTTACCACCACCCGTGTTGCCGCCGCCGCTGTTACCCGTCGGCTGCACCTGGCATTCGGCGAGCTGCGCGAGACCCTGCGGGCGCGGCCCGGCCCGGTCGATGGCGGTCGTGATGCGGTCCAGCACCGCGCGCCGCTTGGCCGCCAGCGGTTGCAGGAGAGAGGTGCGGATGACGGCTTCGCCCTTGCTGCCCTCGGCGGCCAGCCGGCGGTCGGCCTCGGCGATCTGGGTCTGCAACTGGGCGAGGTTGCGGTCCACCTCGGCCCGGGCCCGGGCCGGCACCTGCGGCAGCTTGGCCGTCACGTCCGGGCAGGCGATGGCCGAGCCGCTGCCGACCGTGCCGTCCTTGCCGTCCTCGCACTCGGGGACCGACTGCTGCCCGTCACCCCAGTGGTTACGCACCCACCGACCGTTCTGCCACGTCCGGGTGGTCGAGCCGTCGCCATTCGGCGCGGTAGCGCCCGGGCTCGGCTGCACACACTGTCCAGAGGCCGGCCGTGGATTGTTCGGCCGCCGGTCCTGGGCCGACGAAATCTGGGTCACGGCGACTACTCCACCGAAGACCACGAGCGTGCCGACAACGGCCAGCAGACGCTTGCTCCGCGCGTTGCCGGATGACCGGCGCGCCCGTGTGGACCTGCGCATCGAATTGCTCTCCTTCTCGATCCGGTAGTGGATTCCTGCCCTCGGCGGACCGACGGATGTGAGATGGCACGCCACGGCGGCGACCACCGCGACCTACCCGGTGACGTGTCGATGGCCGACGATGCCCTTTCCGCACCGTCTCCCGCGTCCCGTCGACGCGGATGGGGAGATCCTCTTCATTCGCGCAGGAGTACGGGACGGCGAGCGGGAAGGTTCAACCGACGCACAGGAAATTGCCGCGATCTGGCGCGGGCCGCGCCGGAAGGGTCGGCTGGATGCAGCGGGTAACGGATCAGTCGACGCAGAGGTGGTCGAACGCGAAACCGCCCACCAGCTCGTGCCGGCGCCGACTCAGCGCGACGATCTCCGCGGTGAGCTCGGCGCGCGGCAGCAGGTCCGGGTCGACGGGTTCGGTGACGCGCAGTCGTTCCCCGACGGCGACCGTGGCGAGGTCCTCGGCCAGCCGGGCCGCGTCGATGCCGCAGGAGAAGCGGTGCTCGGTCACCGAGACCCGCTCGACCAGGCAGGCGTCGGGGCGCACCTGCACCCAGCTCCACCCCTGCGCCGGGCCGTCCGCCCAGCGCACGTGCAGCCCCCGCACGATCGGGTCGGCCAGCCGCCGGGCGACGTACGCCTCGACCGCGGCCGCACGGGCCAGCGCGCCGAGGTCGTTGACCGGCCCGGTCCGGCCGTCCGGCAGCCGGCCGAGGATGTCCCGGAAACCCACCGGGGTCGGCTCGTCCCCGGCGCCGCCCGCCGCGTAGTCCCGCGCGTCGATGACGTACTCCACCAGGCGTCTGCCGTGCTCCGCCGCCCGCAGGGTTGGCGACCCGACCCGCAGTACGGGCAGCCCGACCGCCGCGCTCACCGCGTCCTTGAGTCGCTCGGCCCGCTGCTCCGCGGAGCCGGCGGTCGCGACCGGGCCGATCTCCACGGCGACGATCGGCCGACCGGTGTCGGCGGCGCAGACCACGAAGTCGAAGCCGGCCCGGCTGGCCGAACTCCACTGGCTGCCGGTGACCCCGGGTGGACGCCCCTGGACCAGCTCGCTGAGGCGGCGCGCCGGGTGCACCCGGTGACCGGCGCGGGTGAACAGCGTGTCCCGCTCACCGTCGGCGGGCAACGCCCGCAGCCAGCCACGGTCGTCGCTGACGGTGCTCGTCATCTGCCTGATCCATCCGCCGGTCGGTCGAGCCGGGCCGAGTCTAGGCGGTCGATCATGGCGCGCGCGTCGGCGGTGCGGCCGGGACCGCCCGGCCGGCCGGACCGGCGGTTACTCGGCGGCGCCCATCACCAGGCCCTCGATCGTGTGCTTCTGCCGGATCGGCTCCAGCCGGTCCACCACCGGGCAGGGCAGGTGCGCCCGGACCAACGCGGGCAGGCGCTCCCAGTAGGCGTG is part of the Micromonospora cremea genome and encodes:
- a CDS encoding DUF2726 domain-containing protein, which gives rise to MTSTVSDDRGWLRALPADGERDTLFTRAGHRVHPARRLSELVQGRPPGVTGSQWSSASRAGFDFVVCAADTGRPIVAVEIGPVATAGSAEQRAERLKDAVSAAVGLPVLRVGSPTLRAAEHGRRLVEYVIDARDYAAGGAGDEPTPVGFRDILGRLPDGRTGPVNDLGALARAAAVEAYVARRLADPIVRGLHVRWADGPAQGWSWVQVRPDACLVERVSVTEHRFSCGIDAARLAEDLATVAVGERLRVTEPVDPDLLPRAELTAEIVALSRRRHELVGGFAFDHLCVD